The sequence below is a genomic window from Photobacterium atrarenae.
GAGAATAACTCATGCATGTCCTGCTTGTGTTGAAAGGTGTGCGGCATTGATACCGAGTTGGGCAACGGCCTTGCCCCAGCGCTCACTGATCGGGGTATTAAACACTACCTCCGGATCGGCTTCGGTAGTCAGCCAGGTATTCTCGGCCAGCTCCTGCTCCAGCTGTCCGGCATTCCAGCCGGCATAGCCGAGGGCGACCAGGAATTTTTCTGGTGCCTTGCTGGTGCCCAGCAGGGCCAGGATATCTTTTGATGTGGTGACGGACAGCTGCTCGGTAATGTCAATGCTGGAGCTGAAGTCCTCATCTTGCTGGTGCAGGTGCAGCACAAAGCCCCGATCGCCGGACACCGGACCACCGTTAAATACAGGCTGCTCCAGGCTGGCTGGGTTTTTCAGCGGCAGATCGCGCTCAACGTCAATTTGATCCAACATGTTGCCGACGGAAATGTCGATCGGTAGGTTGATCACCAGTCCCATCGCCCCTTCGTCGTTATGCTCGCAGATATAGACGACGCTCCCCTTGAAGTTCGGATCCTGCATGCTGGGCATGGCGACCAGGAAATGATTCGTCAGATTCATGAGTGTGCCCTTACAACCTATCCTGTTACTTACAGTATGCCGACAATTTGCCGGAAATGGTATTGCTTGCAAAAAGTTCAGCGAATGGTCTTTCTGACCGTCGCCGGGACTGCCGGAGCTGGCTGACCAGGTCCGGCAATGTGGGCGTTTTAGGCCTTGATCAGGCGCTCGACCGCATCCATCAGCTTGCCGGTGATCGAAATATCAAAGGCGGCTTCAATTTCGCGGATACAGGTTGGGCTAGTGACGTTAATTTCGGTGAGCTTGTCACCAATTACATCCAGGCCGACGAAGATCAGGCCCTTTTCTTTCAGTACCGGTGCAACGGCTTCGGCGATCTGGCGATCGGTTTCGCTGATCGGCCGGGCTTCCCCGCGGCCACCGGCAGCCAGGTTGCCGCGGGTTTCCCCTTTGGCCGGGATCCGGGCCAGGCAATAAGGCATAGGTTCACCGTCGACGATCAGGATCCGCTTGTCGCCGTTGGTGATATCCGGGACGAACGTTTGTGCCATGCAGTAATGCTGGCCGTGGTTAGTCAGGGTTTCGATGATCACCGAGACGTTTGGATCGCCCTGCATTACACGGAAGATCGAAGAGCCACCCATACCATCCAGCGGCTTGAGGATCACATCGCCATGCTCTTGCTGGAAGGCTTTAATTTTCTCTGCGCTGCGGGTGACCACTGTGGTTGGGGTCAGCTCCGGGAACCAGGCGGTGAATAGTTTTTCGTTACAGTCACGCAGGCTCTGCGGCTTGTTCACAATCAGGGCGCCTTCCTGCTCGGCACGCTCGAGGATATAGGTGGCGTAGATGTATTCGGTATCAAACGGCGGATCCTTGCGCATCAGGACAGCGTCCAGATCGGCCAGGGCAATTTCTTGCTCGCTGTGGAATTCATACCAGCCGTTTGGATCTTCTTTCAGGCTCACCGTGCGGGTGCGGGCAACGGCTTTGCCTTGCTCCAGTGACAGGTCGTTCATTTCCATGTAATGAATTTCCCAACCACGGCGCTGCGCTTCCAGCAACATGGCGAAGCTGGAGTCTTTCTTGATATTGATGGACGCGATTGGATCCATCACGATACCCAGTTTGATCATAGGTTTCTCCTAAATTTGTTTTCCCGAGGGTTAGCCGAGATCGCCGAAGCGAACCTGAAGGGCGGTGATAGCCGTCATCGCCGTGGTTTCGGTGCGCAGTACACGCGGTCCGAGTAGGATTTCACTAAATTGATATTGTTCGGTCATGGCAATTTCTTCGCCGGACAGACCGCCTTCCGGGCCGATCAGCAGGCGAACTTTGGTGATCGGTGCCGGCAGGGTGTTGATGCTGTAGTTGGCGCGCGGATGCAGGTTCAGTTTCAGGCCATCGTATTCTTCCGCACACCAGTCTTCCAGCTTCATGATCGGGCGGATTTCCGGTACGCGATTGCGGCCGCATTGCTCACAGGCACTGATGGCGATTTTCTGCCACTGTGCCAGCTTCTTTTCAAAGCGCTCGGCATTGAGCTTGACGCCGCACCGCTCGGAGATCAGCGGGGTGATGGTGTTGACCCCCAGCTCGACCGATTTCTGGATGGTAAATTCCATCTTCTCACCACGCGAGACGACCTGGCCTAAATGAATATCCAGCGGCGACTCGACACTGTGCTCATGGCGGCCCTGGATTTCAACTTCAACGCTTTTCTTGCTGGCGTTGGTGATCATCGCCGGAAACTCGGCATCGCTGCCGTCAAACAGCATCAGTTCCTGACCGGACTGCATGCGCATGACACGGCCGACATGGTTGGCGGCATCGTCGCTGAGCAGGATGGTGCCTTGTGCCGGCAGCGGCTCAGGATGAAAAATACGGGGAATTCTCATGGCTATTTTAATAACCTGCTTGGGTTTTTGATTGGCTGCATTATATCAATACAGAGCTGATAGACACTACATGGTTGCCGCAAGGGGGAAATACAAGGCAGGGGGGATAATTTTGTCCGGCAGCGACAAGGCTGCCGGACTTTGACGGTAGGTTAACGCCCTTGTGCCTGGCAGGCCTGTAGCACATACGGGTTGTGGTTGCGCTGCACTTTGGCGATCCGGCGGTCGCGTTCACATTCCCAGTCCGAGACCGGGTGCTGGCGATCCCAGGCTTCCATCAGCTGGCGCTGCTGGCGGGAGAGACGGAACGGATAGGTATCGCTCATATAGAGATAGATCCGGGCAATGGGGCCACGGGCAGCGACGGGCGGATCGGCCCGGCGGGCTTTGAAATCGACTTTCATCGCGCACTGACCGTAATAGGCGCCCTGCTGATGGCTCCACGGCATAAAGCTGAAATTGGAGCGGTCGCCGTTCACCTCACCGATCGTCGGGGTCAAATTGTGCAAATCAGCTTCCATGGTTCTAAAGGCGGCGTTTTTACGGCAGTTCTTTCGACCGCCGTCCTGCCAGCACTGGAGCTGGTGGCCGAATTGCCAGGCCGGAACCACGTGCTCCCACTCAATCCGGCTGGCCCGTTTGGGCTGTTTTCGGATCTGGTAGCCGCAGCTTTGCAGATCCGGGATCCCTTTTCTGCCTTGCCAGGTGATGGCGCAGCCACAGTAGAAGCTGACCGGGTGATCCTGATAGATTTGAACGGCAATTTTTTTCGCTTTGCTGAACGAGGCTGGCGGGGCTGCCAGAGCGACGGCGGGCGTGAGCAAGGCAAACAGAAAAACCTTGAGTGCAGACTTCATAAATAGCCTTATCAATAGTAATTATTTGATAAGACTATCACCTATCTTGCTTTTTAGAAGCATTTCACATTGGTGGGGTGTCATCGGTGAGCCGGTGACACAACGGTGAGAGCTCGCTCAGGCCTGCTCGAGCGGCTGCTGGCAGGTACGGCAGTGGTAGATCGCCTGTTGGCGCCGGATTTTATTATGTCGCCGGATGGTGAGCTGGTGCTCCTGGCACTGGCAGCGATAGCGGAACGTTTGGCCCTGCACGGAGCGGGTATCAAAACTGTGGGTGGTTCGTGCCGGAATGCCGAAGACCTCGGTCATCATCGCTTGCCACTCTTTGCCGTGGGGACGTACTTTGCCGAAGCGGTGAAAGGTGATGAGGTGGGCGACTTCGTGCGGCACCACTTCATCGAGAAACGCCTGCGGATTTTCTGCCAGTAACACCGGGTTGAAGCGAACTTCCCAGCTTTGCAGCCGGGCGCTGCCGGCGATTTTTCCCCGTTGCCTGAAACTGACTACCGGCAGGGGGAGGGTGATGTTTAACTGCTGGTTTGCCCGGGCGATACACTGTGCAACGCGGGCTTTAATTTGAGACTGAAGCTGGGACTGAAGCTGGGACTGAAGCTGGGACTGAAGCGATGTCATGGCAAAAACTGGGTTGCAGGTAGAGGGAGCAGTATAAAAGGCGTGGCAACAAAAAAGGAAGCCGAAGCTTCCTTTTAGATGGCATATACGTTCTGGTGCGAAGACTTACTTCAGGTTGGCGAAGTCACGCAGCAGATCGGCTTTGTCGGTTTTTTCCCAAGGGAACTCTTCGCGACCGAAGTGACCGTAAGCCGCTGTCTTCTGGTAGATTGGTTGTAGCAGATCCAGCATTTCAATCAGGCCGTACGGGCGCAGGTCAAAGTGCTGACGTACCGCTTCTACAATCACGTCGTGAGCAACTTTTTCCGTGCCGAAAGTCTCGACCATGATAGATGTCGGATCAGCAACACCAATGGCGTAAGACAGCTGAATTTCACAGCGATCAGCCAGGCCGGCAGCAACGATGTTTTTCGCCACATAACGTGCCGCATACGCTGCACTACGGTCAACTTTTGATGGATCTTTACCCGAGAAAGCACCGCCACCGTGACGCGCAGCACCGCCGTAGGTGTCAACGATGATCTTACGACCGGTCAGGCCACAGTCACCCATTGGGCCGCCAATCACAAAACGACCGGTCGGGTTGATGAAGTATTTGGTCTCTTTGCTCAGCCACTCGCTTGGCAGAACCGGTTTGATGATCTCTTCCATCACCGCTTCTTGCAGCACAGGCAGCTCGATGCTGTCACAGTGTTGGGTTGACAGCACAACGGCGTCGATACCGACAATTTTGCCCTGATCATAGGCAAAGGTGACCTGGCTTTTTGCATCCGGACGCAACCATGGCAGGGTGCCGTTTTTACGGATTTTCGCCTGGCGCTCAACCAGGCGGTGCGCATAAGTCACTGGTGCCGGCATCAGCACGTCAGTTTCGTTGGTCGCGTAGCCGAACATAATGCCCTGGTCGCCGGCACCCAGCTCGCGCGGATCTTCACGGTCAACACCTTGGTTGATGTCCGGCGACTGTTTACCAATTGCGCTCAGTACCGCACAAGAGTTGGCATCAAAGCCCATGTCAGAGTGTACATAGCCGATTTCACGAACAGTGTTACGGGTGATCTCTTCGATATCGACCCAGGCTGAGGTGGTAATTTCACCACCGACCATCACCATACCGGTTTTAACATAGGTCTCACACGCAACTCGTGCTTTCGGGTCTTGTTCCAGGATTGCATCCAACACGGCATCAGAGATTTGATCAGCAATTTTATCCGGATGTCCTTCTGATACAGACTCAGAAGTGAACAGGTGCTTTGACATGTGTACACTCACTTAAATATGACTTGTCGATGGAAAATGAGGGGGCTCTAGTGAAAAAGCATTCATCAATGATGCATATAGATGTCCGTGTTGATGGATAGAGCTACCTCCGTCTAGACGTCTATAATACCTGCAACTCGTTTTAAATCAATACCGCAGTTTTTGTGGAAATAGTTGAACGGCGCAAGCAATCGTTTACGCTTCAGGGGCTTAGTGCCTTAAATATCACCCCAGCTCAGAGCAGGTGCTTGATCAGGATGATTTTTTACGGGAAATCGTTTGCAGAGGCAGGGCAGACTTTGCGACAATGCTCACCCGCCGATTTCAGATGCAACCCCTGCATCTATTGCTGGACAGATACCACAATAATTATTGTCGATGAACTTCTGGAGCAGACATGCCTTCTCGTAAAGATCTTGCTAATGCAATCCGTGCCCTGAGCATGGACGGTGTCCAACAAGCCAACTCCGGTCACCCGGGTGCCCCGATGGGGATGGCTGACATTGCCGAAGTCCTGTGGCGCGACCACATGAACCACAACCCGCAGAACCCGGACTGGGCTGACCGTGACCGCTTCGTGCTGTCCAACGGCCACGGCTCGATGCTGATCTACTCACTACTGCACCTGACCGGCTACGCGCTGCCGATCGAAGAGCTGAAGAACTTCCGTCAGCTGCACTCGAAAACCCCGGGCCACCCGGAGTACGGCTACGCGCCGGGCATCGAAACCACCACCGGCCCGCTGGGCCAGGGCATCACCAATGCGGTGGGGATGGCGATTGCTGAAAAAGCAATGGCGGATCAGTTCAACCGTGACGGTCACGACATCGTCGATCACTTCACCTATGCCTTTATGGGCGACGGCTGCCTGATGGAAGGGATCTCACACGAAGCTTGTTCTCTGGCCGGCACCCTGGGCCTGGGCAAACTGATCGCGTTCTGGGATGACAACGGCATCTCCATCGACGGTGACGTGGAAGGCTGGTTCACCGACGACACCGCCAAGCGTTTCGAAGCCTACGGCTGGCACGTGATCCCGGCGGTTGACGGCCACGATCCGGAAGCGATCAACGCAGCCATCGAAGCGGCGAAAGCAGAAAGCGGCAAACCAACCCTGATCTGCACCAAGACCATCATCGGCTTCGGCTCTCCGAACAAAGCCGGCTCGCACGACTGTCACGGCGCGCCACTGGGCCACGACGAAATCGCTGCGGCACGTGAATTCCTGGGCTGGAACCACGGTCCGTTTGAAATCCCGGCTGACATTGCTGCCGAGTGGGATGCCAAAGAAGCCGGCGCTGCTAAAGAAGCGGCCTGGAACGAGAAGCTGGCTGCGTACGAAGCCGCCTACCCTGAGCTGGCGGCCGAGTTCAAACGCCGCGTGAACGGTGAGCTGCCGGCGGAGTGGGAAGCGCAAGCAAGCCAGATCATTGCCGATCTGCAAGCCAACCCGGCCAACATCGCCTCGCGTAAAGCGTCACAAAATGCGCTGGAAGCGTTCGGTAAGCTGCTGCCGGAATTCATGGGCGGCTCGGCTGACCTGGCGCCATCGAACCTGACCATGTGGTCCGGCTCCAAATCCCTGACCGCGGATGACGCGTCCGGCAACTACATCCACTACGGTGTCCGTGAGTTCGGCATGACCGCGATCATCAACGGTATCGCCCTGCACGGCGGTTTCGTCCCTTACGGCGCAACCTTCCTGATGTTCATGGAATACGCCCGTAACGCAATGCGCATGGCAGCCCTGATGAAAGTGCAGAACATTCAGGTGTACACCCACGACTCCATCGGTCTGGGCGAAGACGGCCCGACGCACCAGCCGGTTGAGCAAATCGCCTCGCTGCGTCTGACCCCGAATATGAGCACCTGGCGTCCGTGTGATCAGGTCGAGTCTGCCGTTGCCTGGAAACTGGCGATTGAGCGCAAAGACGGCCCGACTTCGCTGATCTTCTCGCGCCAGAACCTGGCTCAGCAGGACCGCACTGAAGCGCAGGTCGCTGACATCGCCAAGGGGGGTTACATCCTCAAAGATAGCGACGGCAAACCGGAGCTGATCCTGATCGCCACCGGCTCTGAAGTCGAGCTGGCGGTGAAAGCTGCCGACGAACTGACGGCTGCCGGCAAGCAGGTTCGCGTGGTCTCCATGCCATCGACCGACGCCTTCGACAAGCAAGATGCCGCTTACCGTGAAGCGGTACTGCCATCCGATGTAACCGCGCGTATCGCGATTGAAGCCGGCATCGCCGACTTCTGGTACAAGTACGTCGGCTTTGACGGCCGCATCATCGGCATGACCACTTTCGGTGAATCTGCACCGGCCGGTCAGCTGTTCGAGATGTTCGGCTTCACCACTGAAAATGTGGTGAACACCGCCAAAGAGCAGCTGGCATAAGTGACGGTTTGATTTATTTTAGCAAGTAAAATAAAGGCCTCCGGACGGAGGCCTTTTTTATACGAAATGGGATCTCAATCACAATGTCACTGGGCTGAAAAGCCTGTCATGACGCTGAAATTGGATAGCTAATTATTTGTTTTACATTGGGATTACTGGCCGGGTGACCGTGTTCACATTTATCGTGATTCTCATTCTGGCTTGGTATACACTAACCCAGCTTATCAATTTTGTAGCACGGATATGACACTAAAAGTCGCAATCAATGGATTTGGCCGTATCGGACGCAGCGTGCTTCGCGCCCTGTATGAGAGCGGTAAACATCATCAGATCAAAGTCGTGGCAGTGAACGAGTTGGCCGAGCCGGAAGCGATGGCCCACTTGTTACAGTATGACACCAGCCATGGCCGTTTTCGCAAGCCTGTCACCCATGATCAGGAGCACCTGTTTATTGCCCACGAAAATGGCGAACAGGACAACATCCGGATCCTGCATCAGTCCGACATCCACCTGTTGCCGTGGCAGGATCTCGAAGTCGATATCGTGCTTGATTGTACCGGGGTTTATGGTTCGCGAGAGGACGGCGAAGCGCACTTGAAAGCCGGGGCGCAAAAAGTTCTGTTTTCTCACCCGGCCGGCAACGACATCGATCACACCATTATTTATGGCGTGAACCACCAATCGCTCCGCCCGCACCATAAAATTGTCTCCAACGGCTCCTGTACTACCAACTGTATTGTTCCTGTGATCAAAGTGCTGGATGAAACGTTCGGCATCGAGTCCGGCACCATCACCACGATTCATTCTGCGATGAATGACCAGCAAGTCATTGATGCGTACCACAACGACCTGCGTCGTACCCGCGCTGCCAGCCAATCCATTATTCCGGTCGATACCAAACTTCACCTGGGGATTGGTCGAATCTTTCCGAAATTTTCTGACAAATTTGAAGCAATCTCTGTGCGTGTGCCCACAATTAATGTCACGGCGATGGATTTAAGTGTCACCGTGAAAACAAACGTGAAAGTTAATGACGTAAATCAATCACTGGCAGACGCGTCTCGTTGTACATTAGACGGTATTGTTGACTATACCGAAGCGCCCCTGGTGTCGATTGACTTTAATCACGATCCGCACAGTGCCATTGTCGACGGCACCCAGACCCGGGTCAGTAACCAGCATTTAATCAAACTCCTGGTCTGGTGTGATAACGAATGGGGATTTGCCAACCGGATGCTGGACACCGCGCTGGCAATGCAGGCAGCTGATGCGCAGCCTGAAACAACCGAGTAGTAAGAATGAACAGGCCGGGCAATGATGCCGGGCCGGTAAAACTTTGACTTTAAATTAATCAATGTTGAGAGGACAAACCATGTCTGTAATCAAGATGACTGATCTGGACCTTGCAGGTAAACGCGTATTTATCCGTGCTGACCTGAACGTGCCAGTGAAAGACGGCAAAGTAACTTCTGATGCACGTATTCTGGCA
It includes:
- the tkt gene encoding transketolase, with translation MPSRKDLANAIRALSMDGVQQANSGHPGAPMGMADIAEVLWRDHMNHNPQNPDWADRDRFVLSNGHGSMLIYSLLHLTGYALPIEELKNFRQLHSKTPGHPEYGYAPGIETTTGPLGQGITNAVGMAIAEKAMADQFNRDGHDIVDHFTYAFMGDGCLMEGISHEACSLAGTLGLGKLIAFWDDNGISIDGDVEGWFTDDTAKRFEAYGWHVIPAVDGHDPEAINAAIEAAKAESGKPTLICTKTIIGFGSPNKAGSHDCHGAPLGHDEIAAAREFLGWNHGPFEIPADIAAEWDAKEAGAAKEAAWNEKLAAYEAAYPELAAEFKRRVNGELPAEWEAQASQIIADLQANPANIASRKASQNALEAFGKLLPEFMGGSADLAPSNLTMWSGSKSLTADDASGNYIHYGVREFGMTAIINGIALHGGFVPYGATFLMFMEYARNAMRMAALMKVQNIQVYTHDSIGLGEDGPTHQPVEQIASLRLTPNMSTWRPCDQVESAVAWKLAIERKDGPTSLIFSRQNLAQQDRTEAQVADIAKGGYILKDSDGKPELILIATGSEVELAVKAADELTAAGKQVRVVSMPSTDAFDKQDAAYREAVLPSDVTARIAIEAGIADFWYKYVGFDGRIIGMTTFGESAPAGQLFEMFGFTTENVVNTAKEQLA
- the metK gene encoding methionine adenosyltransferase; the protein is MSKHLFTSESVSEGHPDKIADQISDAVLDAILEQDPKARVACETYVKTGMVMVGGEITTSAWVDIEEITRNTVREIGYVHSDMGFDANSCAVLSAIGKQSPDINQGVDREDPRELGAGDQGIMFGYATNETDVLMPAPVTYAHRLVERQAKIRKNGTLPWLRPDAKSQVTFAYDQGKIVGIDAVVLSTQHCDSIELPVLQEAVMEEIIKPVLPSEWLSKETKYFINPTGRFVIGGPMGDCGLTGRKIIVDTYGGAARHGGGAFSGKDPSKVDRSAAYAARYVAKNIVAAGLADRCEIQLSYAIGVADPTSIMVETFGTEKVAHDVIVEAVRQHFDLRPYGLIEMLDLLQPIYQKTAAYGHFGREEFPWEKTDKADLLRDFANLK
- the rsmE gene encoding 16S rRNA (uracil(1498)-N(3))-methyltransferase: MRIPRIFHPEPLPAQGTILLSDDAANHVGRVMRMQSGQELMLFDGSDAEFPAMITNASKKSVEVEIQGRHEHSVESPLDIHLGQVVSRGEKMEFTIQKSVELGVNTITPLISERCGVKLNAERFEKKLAQWQKIAISACEQCGRNRVPEIRPIMKLEDWCAEEYDGLKLNLHPRANYSINTLPAPITKVRLLIGPEGGLSGEEIAMTEQYQFSEILLGPRVLRTETTAMTAITALQVRFGDLG
- the gshB gene encoding glutathione synthase, which gives rise to MIKLGIVMDPIASINIKKDSSFAMLLEAQRRGWEIHYMEMNDLSLEQGKAVARTRTVSLKEDPNGWYEFHSEQEIALADLDAVLMRKDPPFDTEYIYATYILERAEQEGALIVNKPQSLRDCNEKLFTAWFPELTPTTVVTRSAEKIKAFQQEHGDVILKPLDGMGGSSIFRVMQGDPNVSVIIETLTNHGQHYCMAQTFVPDITNGDKRILIVDGEPMPYCLARIPAKGETRGNLAAGGRGEARPISETDRQIAEAVAPVLKEKGLIFVGLDVIGDKLTEINVTSPTCIREIEAAFDISITGKLMDAVERLIKA
- the epd gene encoding erythrose-4-phosphate dehydrogenase, coding for MTLKVAINGFGRIGRSVLRALYESGKHHQIKVVAVNELAEPEAMAHLLQYDTSHGRFRKPVTHDQEHLFIAHENGEQDNIRILHQSDIHLLPWQDLEVDIVLDCTGVYGSREDGEAHLKAGAQKVLFSHPAGNDIDHTIIYGVNHQSLRPHHKIVSNGSCTTNCIVPVIKVLDETFGIESGTITTIHSAMNDQQVIDAYHNDLRRTRAASQSIIPVDTKLHLGIGRIFPKFSDKFEAISVRVPTINVTAMDLSVTVKTNVKVNDVNQSLADASRCTLDGIVDYTEAPLVSIDFNHDPHSAIVDGTQTRVSNQHLIKLLVWCDNEWGFANRMLDTALAMQAADAQPETTE
- a CDS encoding YqgE/AlgH family protein: MNLTNHFLVAMPSMQDPNFKGSVVYICEHNDEGAMGLVINLPIDISVGNMLDQIDVERDLPLKNPASLEQPVFNGGPVSGDRGFVLHLHQQDEDFSSSIDITEQLSVTTSKDILALLGTSKAPEKFLVALGYAGWNAGQLEQELAENTWLTTEADPEVVFNTPISERWGKAVAQLGINAAHLSTQAGHA
- a CDS encoding SprT family zinc-dependent metalloprotease codes for the protein MTSLQSQLQSQLQSQLQSQIKARVAQCIARANQQLNITLPLPVVSFRQRGKIAGSARLQSWEVRFNPVLLAENPQAFLDEVVPHEVAHLITFHRFGKVRPHGKEWQAMMTEVFGIPARTTHSFDTRSVQGQTFRYRCQCQEHQLTIRRHNKIRRQQAIYHCRTCQQPLEQA
- the endA gene encoding deoxyribonuclease I, producing MKSALKVFLFALLTPAVALAAPPASFSKAKKIAVQIYQDHPVSFYCGCAITWQGRKGIPDLQSCGYQIRKQPKRASRIEWEHVVPAWQFGHQLQCWQDGGRKNCRKNAAFRTMEADLHNLTPTIGEVNGDRSNFSFMPWSHQQGAYYGQCAMKVDFKARRADPPVAARGPIARIYLYMSDTYPFRLSRQQRQLMEAWDRQHPVSDWECERDRRIAKVQRNHNPYVLQACQAQGR